A stretch of DNA from Gimesia chilikensis:
CTGGAGTCCGCCGCCATGCGATTCGACTCAGCGAGCCATTTCTGAATGAGTCACCTGAACTGGGTGATCGACTGCTGGCATTGGTCGGGGATACTGATCCGCAGGTTCAGATGCAGTTGGCTTACACACTCGGAGAATGGAATTCTCCCAAGGCGGGATCGGCCCTGGCCCGTCTGGCTATGGCACATGATCAGGATATTTTTCTGCGGACAGCGATCTTGAGTTCCGTAGGACCACATCTGGATTCCTTTACCGCCTTTCTGTTTGAAGAATTGCAGGGGAAGCAGCCACCGTTACAGATTCTGAATTCCCTGGTACTTATGGCGATCTCTGCAGATCAGCAGGATGTGCTCGCAAATATCTACGAGCGAGTCGCACAGTCAGAGAAAAAACAACCTTGGCAGGCCTGGCAGTTCGAGGTGGTGGCAACGTTGTTGCAGTCCCTCGCTCGTAAAAATCAGAGCCTGCCCCAATATGCAGGGAAAGCCAGCCCCCGACTGCAGAAAATACTGGAAGAACTCAAGCCACTGTTTCAAGAGGCACGGACGATCGCCGCTGATGAAACAGCAACAGTCAGCTTACGCAGGCAGGTCCTGCCACTACTTGGACATGGTTTTGCGCAGCGGGATGAAGATCTGGTGCTGTTGTCTGAGATGTTATCTCCTCGAAATCCGCGGATCATACAGAGTGCCGCTGTGGCAGCGCTCTCACAACGAGGCAATTCGCAGACAACAGAACTTATGCTGGCACGTTGGAAAAACTATGGCCCGGGTTTACGCTCTGAAGTGTTGAGCTCCCTGCTAAGTCACAAGGCAGGAGTGCAGTCTGTTCTGGAAGGATTGAAAGACAAAACAATCTCTGCAGCGGACATCGATGCTTCGAGTCGACAACTGTTGCTGAATAACAAGGATCAGAAAATACGACAACAGGCTGAGAAGCTGCTGGCTGCTTCACTTGATTCTAATCGTGCCAGGGTCGTCAAAGAGCACGCTGAGGTAGTCGCACTGACTGGAAAAACTGAAGCGGGGCATCAGGTGTTTGTGAAACGCTGTGCTGTCTGTCACCAGCTCAACAATGAGGGTAAACCAATCGGTCCTGATCTGACAGCCCTGACAGACAAATCGCCTCAGGCCCTGCTGACGGCGATTCTGGATCCGAATCGTGCCGTGGAGAATAAATACATCAGTTATCTGGCTGTAACCGAAGACGGACTGACATTTAATGGTTTGCTGGCGTCCGAGAGTGGCGAGAGCATTACGCTTGTGCAAAGTGATGGCAAGACGAAGACGCTGCTCCGTACCGATCTGGAAGAGCTGATCAGTACCGGAAAGTCACTGATGCCCGAGGGGCTGGAAAAGGATATGACGCCTCAGAATCTCGCGGATGTGATCGCATATTTGAATTCAACAAAATTACCCAGAAAAACATTTCCGGGTAACGAACCGGCTGTCGTTGTCGCGGAAGCATTGCGCGGCGACTACTTTTTGATCCCTCAGCTGGCAGAAATCTATGGCTCCTCTCTTACATTTGAGAGCAAGTATAAGAATCTCGGATACTGGCAGAGTGAGAATGACCGGGCAATCTGGACGCTGGATGTCCCTCAGGCAGGCCGGTATGATGTCTACCTTGAATTTGCCTGCCCCCCCGGGACGGCCGGTAATCGTCTCCTTTTGGAAACAGGGGAAGAACAACTGTTCTGGACTGTGCCCTCCACGGGGACCTGGGATGTCTACCAGAACCGCAGAATTGGCACCATTACTCTCCCCGCCGGAAAGCCTCGACTGACGGTTCAGAGTCAGGGCAAAATCAACAGTGCCTTACTCGACCTGAAAACGGTCCGTCTGCGTGTCTCCAGCAGGTAATCGGTTGCTGATCCCGATTACTGAATGGCTCGCTGAAGTTCGAAGTATGTTGCGATCGCAGTGGTTATACCGAATCTACCCTCGCCATATTTACACGCTGACAGAGCCCGGAAATACGATTTAATTCACAAAAACTCAGTGAAAAACAGATAGCATCTCCAACATTCTGCCGTTATTGGGGGTAGAAAAGAGGTGCTGAGACTGCACATTCCTTCGGGCCACTGAGTTTTCGTGAATAATCATCTGAGAATAAAAAAAATCGATTGCGTAATTTTTTTTTATGAACGATGATTCTGTATATCTATCAATACCTCCTTGATATTCGATGATCCTGATCTGATCAAAAGAATATGTCGGGTGGCGGGCACCCCGTGGGGTTACTTTTAGCCGTAACCAAATGATTGAGGCTTATGGTCTCAGGAAATTAGAACCGTGTCGGACGAAGGTTTTAAAGATCCCCTGGATGGTGAAGAAACTGTGGACGAATTTCCTCCGGTCAATGTAGATGAAGAAGAAACTGTCGATCAGTTTCCCCCCATTGATTTCAAGGAAATCGACAAGACCGTCATCGGTGTCGACAGTGCTGCCAGCAAATCTGCTCAGCAGATGGGAGGCCCCTCCGCAGAGAAAGCTGCTGCCTGGATTGGCAGGAAACTGGGAAAATATGAAATTACCGGTCTCCTGGGGCAGGGCGGTATGGGGGTCGTCTATCGTGCTTACGATGATACCATCGGCCGCGAAGTCGCCATCAAGCTTCTGCCGGCTGAATTAGCCTCCGATAAAAATATGCTGGAAAGGTTTCTGGCGGAAGCCCGGGCTGCCGGCCGTTTGACGCATCCTCATATTGTCTCGATTCACGATATCGGCCAGGAAGGGGATGTCCATTATATCGTCATGGAACTGATGACCGGTGGCAGCACCGACGATCATCTGGAGACTATCGGCCCCTATTCACCCCTTCAGGCAACACGCATTATTGCTGATGCCTGTGAAGGATTGATGGTCGCTCACACTTCAGGGCTGGTACACCGGGACATCAAACCCGGGAACCTCTTGCAGTCCCGACATGGCACGATCAAGGTCGCTGACTTTGGTCTGGCGAAACGGGTCGTTCAGCAGTCACTTCAGCTGACTCAAGACGGGCAACTCATCGGGACGCCTTACTTCATGAGCCCTGAACAGTGTGAGTCTAAACCCGTTGATTTACGCAGTGATATCTATTCCCTGGGCGCAACATACTACACTCTACTGACGGGCGATCATCCCTATGAAGACGCGGGCAGCATCGTACAGATTATGTATGCTCACTGTCATGCCGATCTGCTGGATCCTCGGAATGTCAACGCACAGATCCCGGACAAATGTGCCGCCATCGTGCAGAAATCCATGGCGAAGAAACCGGAAGATCGCTATCAGTCCGCCCAGGAGATGCTGGTCGATCTGAAAGCGATAACGGCCAATTCCGAGAAGTACGGCGATACCACAGTGCTCAGCCAGGAAGAACTGGACCGGGCACATGCAAAACCCCAGGAGTCTGGTGGCTGGCGGAAAAACGTATTCAATGGTGTCGTGTTCCTGGTGACCTTTTTACTTTTGACACTGGTTCCCTGGTATTTCTGGAATGGAAATCAAAATCAGGAAGCGGGAAAATCGGTAGCACCCCAGGCGAATGCTGGACCTTCCGGACAGGGAGTTACAGCAGAAAAAATCCTACTGGGAACCTCGACGGCTATGACCGGAGCCAACAAGGAACTGGGCAATAACATGGTCATGGGGATGCAGGCCTGTTTCAAGCGAGTTAATGAAGAAGGAGGCATTGGGGGGCGTCAGATTGAACTCGTGGTCAAAGACGACGGGTATGAACCCGATCAGGCCCTCGCAAACATGCAGCACTTGTTTGAAGAAGATCAGATTTTCGCGGTAGTCGGAAATGTGGGGACTCCTACAGCGAAAGCTTCGGTCCCGTATGCGAATGAGCATCAGCATCTGTTCTTCGCTCCATTTACCGGCGCTCAGGCCCTCCGCCGCGATCCACCTGATCGTTATGTATTTAATCTGCGGGCCAGTTATGCTGACGAAACAGCGGCCATGGTGCATTACTTTGTTGAGAAACAGCGCATTGCTCCAGATAAGATCGCAGTCTTTGCACAGAATGATTCATTCGGCGATGATGGCTTCGCCGGCGTAGCCAAGGCACTGGAGAAGTATAAGATCCAGCCGGAAAATATTTTTCGCGTAGGCTATGACCGGAATACTACTCAAATCACCGATGCGGTCGAGCAGATCGTCCAGAATCAGAACCGGGTTGAGGCCCTGATTATGGTAGCGACATTCAAGCCAGCCGCACTGATGGTTCAGCAGATCAAAGATCGCAAGCTGAAGATTCAGACTGCAGCTGTCTCATTCGTCGGAAGTGAACTGCTGGCCCAACAGTTCAAGGAAATGGGGGCTAAATACGCAGAGGGCGTAATCGTCACTCAGGTTGTACCCTATTATCTTTCGAGCGCAACCGGGGTCTTACGCTATCGCGATTCTCTAAAAAAATATTACCCGCTTTCTAAACCAGGATTCGTATCTCTAGAGGGGTATCTGGCCGCTGAATGTCTGGTTGAAGGTCTGAAAAAACTACAGGCGTCAGGGAAGGCGGTCACGACGGAGAATCTGATTGACGCTCTGGAGCAGATCAAGAATCTGGATCTGGGGATTGGGCCGATAATCAATTTCGGTCCCTCGCGTCATCAGGCTTCAGATCGGGTCTGGGGGACAGTCCTCGGAAAAGACGCTCGCTATCAGGAGCTGGAACTGGAATAGGCTTCCCGCCGCTGGTTCGGGCGAATGACAAGACTGCGAGAAATCTCTGTTTTTCAGTAGTTCTGCTTCCTCTCAGAGCGTTATAACCTCTACGGGCCCACTTATGATCTTGTTTCCTCCCTCACTTGTATGTCATAAGTGACCTGCCAGAAAGCAGATAAGCCATTTCAATGTCTTAGCTATGGCTGAATCTGTGCCCCACAGTCTCATTCTTTGAATACCCGTATCATGGGCCGATTTGAATCGAGACTAAAAAGCGACTCCGGACGCTCGTGAAGGTTCATCATGAATACTGAGCTATTAACGCAAAGAATCGGCACTGCTGGGACTGATTCGGGATACTGTACGCTTGAGGAACTGGCGACTCAATTTGTGGATGAATATCGTCGCTGGCTGAATCCCTCCATTGATGACTATGCCGATAGCTATCCGGAATATGCTACAGAAATCCGAGAGAGTTTTCCTGTTCTGATTGCGATGGAAGAGTGGAAGGGGAATCAGGAAATCGACTGTCTCAAACAGCAGTCTGCTGATTGTCTGAAGCTGAGGCAGCTGGGAAATTGTCAGTTGATTCGCGAAATGAGTCGCAGTCGCACCGCCCTGTTTTTCGAGGCAGTGCAGGGAGCACAACGACGACCGGTGGCTGTGAAGTTGATGCCCTGGAAATCGGAATTGACGCCACGCTGGCGGGACCGGTTCAAACGGGAAGCCCATCTTACATTTCGCTTGCAGCACAAAAACATTATAACCATCTACAGTACTGGAGAAGACCAGGGGTATTCGTACGCTGTACTGCAGCAGGTACAGGGAGTTGGTCTCAATCAGGTAATCGCCTGTCTCTCTGGTTCTGCGTTGTCATTAACGGGGGACCGAGATGAATCACAGCAAAACATAAAACAGATACAGGCTGTGACACATGCATTAGAGCGTGATCGCTGGCGGATGTCGGCGTTGATCGCACTTCAGTTATCTAATGCATTACGCTACGCTCACAATCATGGGGTATTGCACAATGATTTTCGCCCGGAGAATGTTCTGGTGAATGCGGACTGGGACTGTTGGTTGACCGGGTTCGCCCTCCCTCAGTTTGCAGAAGGGGCATTGAAACAACAGCAGACTCTGACCTTACGCAATCAGTCTCCTGATCGCTTAAATGGCGTAGTCAGCGAGCAGAGTGATTTGTATTCTCTGGGAATGACTCTTTATGAATTAGTGACAGGTATCCCGGCTTTTACTGCCCGAAGCAGCAGTGAGTTGATTGAACTCATCATGCATTCGGAACCTGCAAGACCCAGTGAACTGGTAAAAGATATTCCGACGGATTTTGAAAACATCATCTTGAACTGTATCTCCCCTGTAGGCCAGCGGTATCAGTCAGCAGACGAGTTAAGTATTGATCTGGTACGTTTTCTCAATGGGAAAAGCGTGCGGCGTCGCTTGAGTCGACGGTCCGCTGTGTGGGGGAAATGGTCCCGCTTCTGGGGTAAGTCAAAGAATTCGTCAGGTTAGCAAAGTTCTAACGAGGCGGACGTCGGCCATTGTTTTGACCGGGGCCACCTGGCCGAGGAGGGCGACGTTCATGAGGGGGGCCGTGACCGGGCCTGCCTGGTCCAGGGCCGCCACGATTAGGCTCAGGATGACTCTCTCGAAAATTATCCAGATTCAATTCGGGAAATTGCTGTTCGAATTCTTTCTCATATTCATCAAACTTATTCCACATCAGCCAGCTGTCGACATCAGAGCCGGTCCGGTGGTAGAGCAGAGCCAGTTCCTCAGTGGCGTCGATGATCCCAGCCAGCTGTTTGGGAGGACCAGACTGTTTTTTCCAGGCCGGTTCCAGAATCTGGAGCGCATGCTTATAGAGAGTGATTGCTTCCTCGGTGTTTCCTTTCTTACCGACGATCATCGCCAGTTCGAGTTCAAATTTAGCCAGCCACTGATTGTGCTCTGCTGATTCAGGAAACTGTTCCGCCAGTTCTTTTTGTAATCGCAGTGCCGTTCGCAGAGACAGCTCTGCCGTATCATGAGACTGACGAGTATCAATTTCCGGTGAATGATTTCTCGTGAGAATATCCATCGCATGTGCCAGTTTATTGTGCGAATGAATCAGCGAGATTTTGTACTCGGGAATGGTCGGAGAATCAGTGACCAGGTGAGTCGCATGTTGTATGGCGTTCTTTAAACGTGAAATCACTGTCTCGGTGATATCGCTTGCACGGGCATTGCGAAGTTCAACACGTTCATAGGATTTCACCAGGGCATGCCGATAGTCGGAGATGTTGGGGTGCTCTTTAACCAGATTTTCCAGAATGCTGTATACGCGTGCCTGCTTGAGACTGTCCGATTCTGATTGTGGAATCTGGTCCGGAATCTGTTCCTGGAGACAGAGTGCCAGCAGATAACGATATTCGGGTCTGGTCTGGTCTGAGGCAATCAACTGTTCCAGAATGTCGATGGCCTGCTGCAATTGAGCCGCGTTGGGGTTCTGATCAGGCTTGAGACGTCGTTTGGGACTCCGATAGTTACCGCTTTGGATTGCCTCGGGACGGGATTGGCGGGCATTTAAAAAGTACGTACGTGCCAGTTCAAAACGCAGGTCTGATTGATCCTGGTTTTGTGCGATCGCTGTTTCCAGTAATTTGCGAGCAGTTTCGTGAGACGTTTTGGATTCGGGAAGCTCGTCCAGATGGCTGTGAATTCGACCAATTTCGTTATACAGAGTCGCGATCGTCAACGTTTTAGCTTCACTAAAATCCTGCTGGTATAGTTCCAGTGATCTCTGATAGGCAGCCAGAGCAGCCTGGAAATCTCCCAGCCGCCGATGGATATCGCCGACTTTATGTTGCGCGTTGGCTGCTTTGAGTCGAAATTCCTGTTGCGATCCAGTCGACTTTGCCAGCTCCTCATAAAAGGGAATCATGCCCGCGAGAAGATCTGCGGATTCACGCGAGAGCACCGGTTCAGAGTAATCAGCTGGAGTACTGGTCGTTTCCGAGGAATGAATCCGACTCGGTACAAAGCGGTCGAAGACACGGTCGAGAGTGGCCGTAGCCAGTTGTGCTGAAGCTTCTGCCTTTTTCCTCTCGCGACGTTCCCGTTCAAATCCAATGGCCAGCGTCACGCCCAGCAGGAGCAGTAAACTGAATGCGATTCCCGAGAGACTGGCGATAGCTGGATTCCGGCAGCTCCAGCGCCATAGGTGTTCCAGCAGATGGACTCGTCTGGCACGTATGGGCCGGTTTTCCAGGAAGAGATTAAGATCCTCTGCCAGCTCACTCGCTTTCTGATAACGGTGTTTTGTATCGGGAGAGATGGCTTTGAGGATAATCGTTTCCAGATCGCGGGGGATAGTTGGATCGATGCGGCGCAGGGAAGTAATTGAGCCTTGCGTGATCTTTTCGATCATCTCATGGCGGCTGGTGCGCTCAATCGCGAATCGCCGGGTCAGCAGTTCATATAGAGTGATGCCCAGACCGTAAATGTCACTCTGGCGGCAGGTCTCTCCGCGAAACATTTCGGGGGCCATATAGCCCAGCGTGCCGGCGATGTCTGTGGATTTACTCAGGTCATTCTGTTCTGCGACCCGCGCCAGACCGAAGTCTGTGATACAAAGCAGGCCGTCATGGTCCAGAAGCAGATTGCCGGGCTTAATATCCCGGTGCAGGATTCCACGGTCATGTGCATATTGCAGTGCGTTTGCAGCCTGAATTCCCAGAGCAGCGATTTTGTAGGGAGAGTCAACATATTGTTCGAATTCCAGGTCAGCGACTTTGTTTTCCGTTTTAAGGGGGAAGTCGGTTGAACCGCCGTCACTGGAAGAACAGATGACTGTTTCCTCGCCACTAAGCGAGATCG
This window harbors:
- a CDS encoding ABC transporter substrate-binding protein, with the protein product MSDEGFKDPLDGEETVDEFPPVNVDEEETVDQFPPIDFKEIDKTVIGVDSAASKSAQQMGGPSAEKAAAWIGRKLGKYEITGLLGQGGMGVVYRAYDDTIGREVAIKLLPAELASDKNMLERFLAEARAAGRLTHPHIVSIHDIGQEGDVHYIVMELMTGGSTDDHLETIGPYSPLQATRIIADACEGLMVAHTSGLVHRDIKPGNLLQSRHGTIKVADFGLAKRVVQQSLQLTQDGQLIGTPYFMSPEQCESKPVDLRSDIYSLGATYYTLLTGDHPYEDAGSIVQIMYAHCHADLLDPRNVNAQIPDKCAAIVQKSMAKKPEDRYQSAQEMLVDLKAITANSEKYGDTTVLSQEELDRAHAKPQESGGWRKNVFNGVVFLVTFLLLTLVPWYFWNGNQNQEAGKSVAPQANAGPSGQGVTAEKILLGTSTAMTGANKELGNNMVMGMQACFKRVNEEGGIGGRQIELVVKDDGYEPDQALANMQHLFEEDQIFAVVGNVGTPTAKASVPYANEHQHLFFAPFTGAQALRRDPPDRYVFNLRASYADETAAMVHYFVEKQRIAPDKIAVFAQNDSFGDDGFAGVAKALEKYKIQPENIFRVGYDRNTTQITDAVEQIVQNQNRVEALIMVATFKPAALMVQQIKDRKLKIQTAAVSFVGSELLAQQFKEMGAKYAEGVIVTQVVPYYLSSATGVLRYRDSLKKYYPLSKPGFVSLEGYLAAECLVEGLKKLQASGKAVTTENLIDALEQIKNLDLGIGPIINFGPSRHQASDRVWGTVLGKDARYQELELE
- a CDS encoding serine/threonine protein kinase, yielding MNTELLTQRIGTAGTDSGYCTLEELATQFVDEYRRWLNPSIDDYADSYPEYATEIRESFPVLIAMEEWKGNQEIDCLKQQSADCLKLRQLGNCQLIREMSRSRTALFFEAVQGAQRRPVAVKLMPWKSELTPRWRDRFKREAHLTFRLQHKNIITIYSTGEDQGYSYAVLQQVQGVGLNQVIACLSGSALSLTGDRDESQQNIKQIQAVTHALERDRWRMSALIALQLSNALRYAHNHGVLHNDFRPENVLVNADWDCWLTGFALPQFAEGALKQQQTLTLRNQSPDRLNGVVSEQSDLYSLGMTLYELVTGIPAFTARSSSELIELIMHSEPARPSELVKDIPTDFENIILNCISPVGQRYQSADELSIDLVRFLNGKSVRRRLSRRSAVWGKWSRFWGKSKNSSG
- a CDS encoding serine/threonine-protein kinase: MLSPESDRSLKNLTPPGPVDLEQLAEEFISRIRLGEHPSVEEYRQRYPELSAEIEEFFPAIAALEGGKYAEPAPSKVSLGASVPEQLGDFQIVREIGRGGMGVVYEAIQQSLNRRVALKLLPRHLLLDEKQLKRFQREAELTASLHHTNIVPVYGVGENGGFHYYVMQLIEGIGLDELTQKIVATAASTGLKTNKSPGATISLSGEETVICSSSDGGSTDFPLKTENKVADLEFEQYVDSPYKIAALGIQAANALQYAHDRGILHRDIKPGNLLLDHDGLLCITDFGLARVAEQNDLSKSTDIAGTLGYMAPEMFRGETCRQSDIYGLGITLYELLTRRFAIERTSRHEMIEKITQGSITSLRRIDPTIPRDLETIILKAISPDTKHRYQKASELAEDLNLFLENRPIRARRVHLLEHLWRWSCRNPAIASLSGIAFSLLLLLGVTLAIGFERERRERKKAEASAQLATATLDRVFDRFVPSRIHSSETTSTPADYSEPVLSRESADLLAGMIPFYEELAKSTGSQQEFRLKAANAQHKVGDIHRRLGDFQAALAAYQRSLELYQQDFSEAKTLTIATLYNEIGRIHSHLDELPESKTSHETARKLLETAIAQNQDQSDLRFELARTYFLNARQSRPEAIQSGNYRSPKRRLKPDQNPNAAQLQQAIDILEQLIASDQTRPEYRYLLALCLQEQIPDQIPQSESDSLKQARVYSILENLVKEHPNISDYRHALVKSYERVELRNARASDITETVISRLKNAIQHATHLVTDSPTIPEYKISLIHSHNKLAHAMDILTRNHSPEIDTRQSHDTAELSLRTALRLQKELAEQFPESAEHNQWLAKFELELAMIVGKKGNTEEAITLYKHALQILEPAWKKQSGPPKQLAGIIDATEELALLYHRTGSDVDSWLMWNKFDEYEKEFEQQFPELNLDNFRESHPEPNRGGPGPGRPGHGPPHERRPPRPGGPGQNNGRRPPR